One window of the Pyrus communis chromosome 17, drPyrComm1.1, whole genome shotgun sequence genome contains the following:
- the LOC137722615 gene encoding probable protein S-acyltransferase 14, translating into MAWNAFKLCTALRALGYVMVLVVVAIVGLTYYAVVLVNYLPSILSGGVNFVIAFPLLILFHFLLVMLLWSYFNVVLTDPGRVPPNWRPAIDEETGDEAPLVGSDQSTMVSDPANQKIRFCRKCNHYKPPRCHHCSVCGRCILKMDHHCVWVVNCVGALNYKYFLLFLFYTFLETTLVTLSLFKYFMAFFTEEEIPGTLGTVAASFITFVLNFAFALSVFGFMIMHLSLVASNTTTIEAYEKKATTKWQYDLGRKKNFEQVFGTDKWYWFIPAYSEEDLRRIPALQGIDYPTRPELNALQPL; encoded by the exons ATGGCGTGGAACGCGTTCAAGTTATGTACGGCTCTGCGCGCCCTCGGCTACGTGATGGTGCTGGTGGTTGTCGCCATAGTCGGGCTCACCTACTACGCCGTCGTTTTGGTCAATTATTTACCTAGCATCCTTAGCGGAGGTGTCAATTTCGTCATTGCCTTCCCTCTCTTGATCTTGTTCCATTTTCTG TTGGTGATGCTGTTGTGGAGCTACTTTAATGTTGTTTTGACGGATCCTGGGCGCGTTCCACCAAATTGGAGGCCTGCAATCGATGAGGAGACAGGTGATGAAGCCCCATTGGTGGGATCAGACCAATCCACCATGGTCAGTGATCCAGCAAATCAAAAAATACGGTTTTGTCGGAAGTGCAACCACTATAAACCACCTCGTTGCCATCATTGTTCTGTTT GTGGGAGGTGTATATTGAAAATGGACCATCATTGTGTTTGGGTGGTCAACTGTGTTGGTGCACTGAATTACAAGTACTTCCTTCTCTTCTTG TTTTACACATTTCTTGAGACAACTCTTGTCACCTTATCATTATTCAAGTATTTTATGGCATTTTTTACTGAAGAGGAGATACCGGGAACATTGGGCACTGTTGCAGCTAGTTTTATCACATTTG TTTTGAACTTCGCATTTGCTTTGAGTGTTTTTGGCTTCATGATCATGCACCTATCATTGGTGGCGTCCAATACCACCACTATTGAG GCGTACGAGAAGAAAGCCACTACTAAATGGCAGTATGACCTTGGTCGGAAGAAAAACTTTGAACAG GTGTTTGGGACGGATAAGTGGTACTGGTTCATCCCTGCATATTCGGAGGAGGATTTAAGACGGATACCAGCTCTCCAGGGTATTGATTATCCAACAAGGCCCGAGTTGAATGCACTTCAGCCATTATAA
- the LOC137722408 gene encoding uncharacterized protein — translation MQRGRGGPGGRGSFSDFNDPFSGFGGFGGLGGQRSLISDFFGGRDPFDDPFFTRPFGGMSPFGGMSPFGGMSPFGGMPPFGGMLESSVFGPSGANFPDMQPNRFIEHQAPEPKRSRGPIIEEINSDNEDEDANNEKKENPRKRSGLSNEPYVEDPDDEVEERSSKQLQHRDSYSQSNSMQAQPQAHSYTFQSSTVTCGGANGTYYTSSKTRRMGSDGLAFEESKEADSTSRQATHRVSRGLHNKGHSVTRKLKTDGKVDTMQTLHNLNEDELSGFEDAWKGTAKKHFPGLADKFGGYENIGAGSSGNGQAGREGWALPSNERVQNPGNMIQDARDKAGGSSHSNQSGSRMRADVKDKSGYSRGRGRA, via the exons ATGCAGAGAGGCAGAGGTGGACCAGGTGGGAGGGGTTCTTTCTCCGACTTCAATGACCCGTTTTCCGGTTTTGGGGGCTTTGGGGGATTAGGGGGTCAGAGGAGTTTGATTTCTGACTTTTTTGGAGGAAGGGATCCGTTTGATGACCCGTTCTTCACTCGCCCATTTGGAGGTATGTCCCCGTTTGGAGGTATGTCTCCATTTGGAGGTATGTCTCCTTTTGGAGGTATGCCCCCATTTGGAGGGATGTTGGAGTCGAGTGTTTTTGGTCCCAGTGGTGCCAATTTTCCGGATATGCAGCCAAATCGGTTTATTGAGCATCAGGCTCCAGAGCCCAAGAGATCACGGGGCCCTATCATTGAGGAGATAAACTCTGATAATGAAGACGAAGATGCTAACaatgagaaaaaggaaaatccTCGAAAGCGCAGTGGACTGAGCAATGAACCTTACGTTGAGGATCCTGATGATGAAGTTGAAG AGAGGAGCAGCAAGCAATTGCAGCATAGGGACAGCTACAGCCAGTCTAATTCTATGCAAGCGCAGCCTCAAGCTCACAGCTACACGTTTCAGAGCTCCACCGTCACTTGTGGTGGTGCTAATGGCACATATTATACATCCTCCAAGACAAGGAGGATGGGGAGTGATGGG CTGGCTTTTGAAGAAAGCAAGGAAGCTGATAGTACTTCTAGGCAAGCAACTCACAGGGTATCAAGAGGGCTCCACAATAAG GGCCATTCAGTTACGAGGAAGCTCAAAACAGATGGTAAGGTGGATACAATGCAGACCTTGCACAATCTTAATGAAG ATGAGCTTTCCGGGTTTGAAGATGCATGGAAAGGAACTGCTAAGAAACATTTTCCTGGATTGGCTGATAAATTTGGTGGTTATGAAAATATAG gAGCCGGCAGCAGCGGAAATGGGCAGGCCGGTCGGGAAGGTTGGGCGCTTCCATCCAATGAGCGTGTACAGAACCCCGGCAATATGATTCAAGATGCTAGAGACAAGGCAGGAGGATCTTCTCACTCAAACCAGTCTGGTAGTAGGATGAGAGCAGATGTTAAGGACAAGAGTGGCTATTCCCGTGGGAGAGGAAGAGCGTAG
- the LOC137722814 gene encoding uncharacterized protein — protein sequence MAVLRTTTNMILRHVFRPSLSFPSSIPTIVLRSSNGGTGIGIGIGRVRCAASDSGGSGNKVSARLSQVNQLLQAAEERALSADKNPPPKITLDHVTVSFARSGGPGGQNVNKVNTKVDMRFNVEKAYWLSEWVRERILQMEKNRINKDGELVISSTKTRTQKGNIEDALEKFQAIIDAASYVPPPPSEEQKKKIAKMAAIGEQKRLKSKKVLSDKKAFRRSRDSWD from the exons ATGGCGGTTCTGAGAACCACAACGAACATGATCCTCAGGCACGTCTTCCGACCATCCTTGTCATTTCCTTCATCAATCCCTACGATTGTACTCCGCTCCTCCAATGGAGGAACCGGAATCGGAATCGGAATCGGCCGTGTCCGTTGCGCCGCGTCGGACTCCGGCGGCAGCGGGAACAAGGTGTCGGCTCGGCTCTCGCAGGTCAACCAGCTCCTGCAAGCGGCCGAGGAGCGAGCTCTCTCCGCTGACAAAAATCCCCCTCCTAAAATCACGCTAG ACCATGTAACTGTTAGTTTTGCCAGAAGTGGAGGGCCTGGAGGGCAGAATGTTAACAAAG TGAACACCAAGGTGGACATGCGCTTCAATGTAGAAAAGGCGTATTGGCTAAGTGAATGGGTCAGGGAGAGGATTTTGCAAATG GAGAAGAATCGGATCAACAAAGATGGGgagcttgtgatttcttcaactaaGACTCGGACGCAAAA GGGTAATATTGAAGATGCTCTGGAGAAATTTCAG GCAATTATTGATGCTGCTTCTTATGTCCCACCTCCTCCCTCGGAAgagcaaaagaagaagatagcTAAAAT GGCTGCCATTGGGGAACAAAAACGGCTTAAGAGCAAGAAGGTTCTTTCGGACAAAAAAGCATTTAGAAGAAGCCGAGACAGTTGGGACTGA
- the LOC137722815 gene encoding uncharacterized protein encodes MKLIWSPDTATKAYIDTVRSCEVFQESGVAELVSAMAAGWNAEFIVETWSSGGVIATSIGLEIASRHTRGRHVCVVPDEQSREEYAAATKEAGMEVEVLVGEPEEVMAGLVGVDFLVVDSKRKDFARVLRQARLSHRGAVLVCKNASSRNTSSFRWRSVVDCGSRRVVRSVFLPVGKGLDMAHVSSSGGNLESGKGENKWVKHFDQRSGEEHVIRK; translated from the exons ATGAAGCTGATTTGGTCCCCTGATACTGCAACGAAGGCCTACATCGACACCGTCCGATCC TGCGAGGTTTTTCAAGAATCCGGCGTGGCGGAGCTTGTTTCGGCCATGGCGGCCGGCTGGAACGCGGAGTTCATCGTCGAGACGTGGTCTTCGGGAGGGGTGATCGCCACCAGCATTGGGCTTGAAATCGCCAGCCGCCACACGCGCGGGAGGCACGTGTGCGTGGTGCCAGACGAGCAGTCGAGGGAAGAATACGCCGCGGCGACGAAGGAGGCAGGGATGGAGGTGGAGGTGCTTGTGGGGGAGCCGGAGGAGGTGATGGCTGGGCTCGTGGGGGTGGATTTTTTGGTAGTGGATTCGAAGCGGAAGGACTTCGCAAGGGTTTTAAGGCAGGCGCGGCTCAGCCATCGGGGGGCGGTGCTTGTGTGCAAAAACGCTAGTTCGAGAAATACTTCGAGCTTCCGGTGGCGGAGCGTGGTGGATTGTGGGTCGCGGCGCGTGGTCCGGTCGGTTTTTTTGCCGGTCGGGAAAGGTCTGGATATGGCGCACGTGTCCAGCAGTGGAGGGAATTTGGAGTCGGGAAAAGGAGAAAATAAATGGGTTAAACATTTTGATCAACGATCCGGGGAAGAACATGTTATCAGAAAGTAA